In the genome of Calothrix sp. PCC 6303, the window GCGGGTTTATATAAGGAGTTGTTAACTGTAAGAGATTTAATTAGTGAGTATCGAGAAGATCCGGAAAAAAATTACCTACTTAAAGAAGGTATTTGTAAGAAAATTCTCGACACAGGTTTAGATGCCGACTACCCCTTTACCGAAGGTAAGAAACTAGGCATTGCTTTAACACCTGAGAATATCAAGATGTTTAGTAATCATGCATTTAATGATTACTTAGTAAGTTTATACGAATATCTACAATTTTTAGAAAATCGTTTATTCTCATCTGGTTTACATGTCTTGGGTGAAGCACCAAACGAAGAATCAATGCAGTCATATTTAGATGCATATTTTAGTGAAGGATATCACGAGGAAGAAGCAAATAAAATTCGACAATTACTATCCCAAAACACTGATGAAATCACCAACTTACTTCGAGGTTTAAATGGCGAATATATTCCCCCAGCCCCTGGAGGTGACTTACTCCGAGATGGGGCAGGTGTATTACCAACTGGAAGAAATATTCATGCTTTAGACCCTTACCGAATGCCTTCTCCTGCTGCATATGAAAGGGGTAGGGAGATAGCTCAAAAAATCCTTCAGCAGAACCTGGAAATTAACGGCAAATATCCGGAAACTGTAGCAGTTATGTTGTGGGGTTTAGATGCAATCAAAACTAAAGGTGAATCCTTGGGGATTCTTTTAGAATTGGTTGGCGCAGAACCTGTAAAGGAAGGAACAGGAAGAATAGTTAGATATGAATTAAAACCTTTAGCAGAAGTTGGACATCCCAGAATTGATGTTTTAGCTAATTTATCAGGGATTTTTCGTGATAGTTTTGTGAATATTATTGAACTATTAGATGACTTATTTGAACGTGCAGCAAATGCAGATGAATCAGAGACAGAGAACTTTATTAAAAAACATGCTTTGGCTTTAAAATCTCAAGGTGTGGAGAATGCTTCCGCCAGATTGTTTTCTAACCCCGCAGGTGATTTTGGATCTTTAGTTAATGATCAAGTTGTGGATGGGAACTGGGAAAATGGTGATGAATTGGGAAATACCTGGCAAAGTCGTAACGGTTTTAGTTATGGCAGAAAAGATAAAGGACAAGCACGTCCAGAAATTTTACAAACATTACTAAAAACCACAACTCAAATAGTTCAAGAAATTGACTCTGTGGAATATGGATTAACTGATATTCAAGAATACTACGCGAATACGGGGGGATTAAAGAAAGCAGCAGAAAAACAAGGTGAAAAAAAGGTAAAAACTAGCTTTGTGGAAAGTTTTTCCAAGGATACAACACCTCGTGATTTAGATGATTTACTCCGGATGGAATACCGTACCAAATTACTAAATCCTAAATGGGCGGAAGCAATGGTAAATCAAGGTTCCGGCGGTGCCTATGAGGTCTCTCAGCGCATGACAGCATTAATTGGTTGGGGGGGTACTGCCGATTTTACAGATGACTGGGTTTACGAACAAGCTGCTGATACCTATGCTTTTGATAGCGAGATGGCAGATAAATTACGTCAAGCAAATCCTGAAGCTTTTCGCAATATTATTGGCAGAATGTTAGAAGCAAATGGGAGGGGTTTTTGGGACGCAGATGCAGAGAAATTGGAGAAATTACGGCAGTTATATGATGTAACGGATGAGGCTTTGGAGGGGGTTGCAGCAAAATAAGCTACCGAAAGTTACCATTCAACAATAGCTTACTCTTCCCATGCTTGCTGCATTAGTCGAAAACCGACAGGATCATATTCTGCTAATTGCCGACGCGTAAAAGGATAAAAATCATTATTGCCGAAATATGCTTCCGAAAGCTCGGCAAAATACTCTATAGCATTGGTTAATGCATAGGCTTTTCTCTTTGTACCGTTGGCATAATCAACAGATTTATACAGATGATGATTCACAGCTTCTTGATATGCATGTATAATCCCATTGTAGGATTCACCTAATACTAAAAAATGGTATGCATGGGACAATTCATGTAGTATCATCCAAGGCTGATCTAGACGCGACCATTGTACAAAATTATCTGCATTGGAAATTTCTACACTACCTGCTTTTTGTGGATGATAACCATTTAGCTGAAGCCATTTAGCAGAAATATGAAACTCAGCAGCACTATTACTTTTTCGCTGCCATTCAACCCATATTTTCACTTTTTGTAAAGCGTGCCATGATTTTACTGGCATCACATCATGAATTTTTTGTAGTTGTGACTTTAATTCTTTGCGTGCTTCATTAGCTTGGGATTGGTGTTGGAGTAATTCTTGGCTGAAAAGAACTGTAAAGCCTTGGATTGAGTAACTTTTATAAGTGGATATTGGCATTAATGCATATCCTAACCAAGGCTTGAGCATCACTATCATGAAAGAGCAAATAATGACAGCAATAAAGTTAACTTTATAAGTAGTGATAATATTTAAATTTGTCTTAAATTTCGCTATTTCCAGTATCCGTATCCAGCTAGATTGTTGTTTCACCAGAATATACTTTTTATTATTAAAAATGATATTAATAGATTAATTATACTTGATTCCCAAAAAATATATACCCCCGACTTCTTGAAGAAATCGGGGATATAAAACCCCTTATAATTTGATGCTTAATGGATGTTTGATGCATTTGGCTCAAGGTTACAGCCAATCACGATAAGCTGTAATTTCATTGACACTAATTTCAAATGGCATTCCTTTTCCAGTGGGTGGATAAACGCGGATTTTGGCATCACCTGAAAATTTTTCTAGTTGTTTACCAATTTGGGGAATATTACTAACTATATGCCAGTAGCTAATGATGTCTGGACAGTCAATAACAATTTTCACCGTTGATGCATTTGTCGTGATATACCACTGGCAATTTGTGAGTAATGCCTGGGTTATTTGATCACAAGATTCAAGAACACATCTCCCGATGGAACGTTCTAGTTCCACCTGGATAATTCTATCTTGCTGTGTGATTTTTGCCGGAGGCATATCATCTGGAGGAAGTGTTGATTTTTTCATTTTACAAGCCATTTTTTGTTTGAGGCTAGCACTTACAGCATTTTTTAAAACTGTATTTCATCAACTTTAAATATGCTGTATCTACTCAACTGAAAATCAGTAGGTTGAAATGAATTTACATCTTTTAAGGATCAAATTCGTGAATCACAATTAGCACCAATATTTTATATTTTAAAGAGAGATTCACTTAAGATTTTTTCTATGCTGCAATTAGATGTAATTCTAACCATAAACGTGGATCAGAATCTTTTAATGTGGATTTTGGATCGCGTAATAATCTTGTTGCATTTAAGAACACTACTTGCATTAATCCCATATTATCTGCTATCTCTCGAAATACTTCTTTTCTAGCTTGGATATAAGGCATTATATCCATTGTGCAGTAGATACCGACATATCGTAAACGTCTAGGAGGTCGTCCCCAATATGAGGTAATTATCTTCACGTAACAGCCATCCAAAAGTTCCCCGACAGCTGGATAATATTCCTGGATTATTCGCGTGAATTCTTTAGCTAGGAGGTCTTCTGTATTCATTGGAAAAAACCGTAGCGTCTATCACGTTATAAACATAGCATATATTTATTGATATAAAATGCTAAAAAGGTAATATTTATAGTTATTTAAAATGTTACTGTAAAACAAAAAGACTTTGCGCTAAATTCACAAAGTCTAATTAGAAGTCAGATTTTATTTACCATCACTGAAATCGCTATTTGCTATATTTATAGTTGACCATAGCAAACCTAGCAGAAGCCTAGCCTTTTAAGGGAAAAGTTTTTATTTTCGCTTTTTTGCTCCCTTCAAAAAGCCGCCTCTTACCTTGATTGACAGAGGATTTATGATCAATTAGCTGCAAGTATTAGGATTTAACGATTTTTGCGTTCTGACACTAGTACTTCAGCAATAATCGTGGGTATATTTTGCATATCACATGAAGTCTGAAGTCCATCAACTGGTGACATGAAAGTGTAATTTGGATCGCATTCTCCATTGTCATACACTTGAATAAACCAGCGGTCGGGAAATCCTTGAACAGCTATCTCCACTATGTACCAACTTTCACCAACTGGACGACAACTAATGATAGCAAACCAATCTCTTTCTTCTGGATCAATCGTCCACTCTTCAAAAAGGAAGTCTAACGCTATTTTGCTAGCCTCTGCTGCATTTAATAGCATTTCTACTCCTTAGTTTCAACATTAGGGTAGTAGCCTAATTCCTTTGATAGTTCACGCGCAATATGAACTAAAAACTCAGCACCTTCTTGATTACCTTCATGGGCAAAAATGGTTGCAACTTTTAATGCTGCTTTGATAAAATCTGCATCTATTAAAGATTGATTTTCTCTAATTATTTCTGGCTCCTGACCGTTTGGACAAGATAACAATTTATCAATTAGTCCAAAATAATCTTCTAGTTGTTCTGGAGATTCTTCTTGATTGATTTGTGATGAGAATTGATCGGTCATGGTTTTGGGTTTAATAGTTAATTAGAAAAAATACTCTATCTTTTGATATTTTGTTGATACAGACGTTCTAACATATCAACATTTTGCTGATGGGTAGTCGCACGATGAATTAAATATCTATCGTAGAGAAATAGGATAACTCCAATTGATACGGGAACGCCGACAAACAACCATTGAATAAATATGGCGAGATGCGGTTGTTGAAATAGGTCTATAATTGATGTTGATGAGTCATCGGGTGCATGATAATTTTGGTAAGAACTAAGGTTCAGATGCTGAGTAGTAATTTGTGATTGTATCAACTCCAAATGTCGCTGCCAAATGATATTGAATACCATTAATCCAGGAGAAAATACTGCTATAACTACTAAACAAACTATGAAAATTTTCTGAAGCTTAATTTTCATATTATTTCTCTCTGGCTAGATAAGTTGTAGCGAGTGAGACGATAAGTGATTGAATGGGAGAAATTATCGTTTTGGTAGTTTATAATTGAGGCAAATCGTGGCAATTCAAATAGAACTCGCCATGCAATGACGAGGAACTTCCTTTGATTTGCTGATATGATTATTTTCCGAATATTGATTGATGTGTCTTGAATCAATAAAGTTAAATAAATGTACTTTGATAACTTAATATTTGTGGGGATGACGCTCTTAACTTATCGAATGTAGATTGGAGGTAAGAAGTCCCCTCCCCTTACGAGGAGGGGTAGAGGGGAATCTCTGCGTAAATCCTATAGCTGTTATATCAGTTGCTTTGGTGAGTACTCATTTTTGAACGGTGGATTAAGATGATTAGACTGATTGCGATCGCACTCACGCTCTAACCTTTATATTTGGTAGATATTCTCATTTTTTTTTGGGGTAAGGGTGCGGGTAATTTGGGGTAGGGGGACGAGATTTATTGAGATGGGGTGCTGATTTTTATGTACTCAATCAAATGGATGGGAAAAATTCCCTAAAGTCTGTTGAACAATAGTTATGTAGTAAATTTAGGATTTAAGGAGTTTTGAGAAAATGCGAATCGCAAATAATGTAACTGAGTTAATTGGCAAAACTCCCCTAGTACAACTGAATCACATTCCCCAAGCTGATGGTTGTCTTGCCCGAATTGTCCTCAAACTGGAAGGCATGAACCCCGCAGCTTCAGTAAAAGACAGAATCGGCTTGAATATGGTGAAAACTGCTGAGGAAGCAGGATTAATCCAAGCAGGAAAAACAATTCTTGTCGAACCCACCTCTGGAAATACTGGAATTGCCCTAGCAATGGTGGCAGCTGCACGGGGTTATAAGTTAATTTTGACAATGCCGGAAACCATGAGTTTAGAACGTCGTTCGATGTTACGTGCTTATGGTGCTACTTTGGAATTAACCCCAGGAAGTGAAGGAATGCGAGGTGCCATTAACCGTGCAGAGCAGTTGGTAGCAAGCACTCCGAATGCTTACATGTTGCAACAATTCCGTAACCCCGCTAACCCCCAAATTCACCGCGAAACCACCGCTGAGGAAATTTGGAATGACACTGATGGAACTGTAGATATGGTGGTTGCTGGTGTGGGTACTGGGGGAACAATTACAGGAATTACAGAAATTCTTAAGGATCGAAAACCCACTTTTTATGCTGTAGCTGTGGAACCTGCTAATAGCCCTGTACTTGCTGGTGGCAAAGCTGGACCTCACAAAATTCAAGGTATTGGTGCTGGATTTATTCCCGATATTATGCGTACTGAGTTAATTGATGAGATATTTCCGGTCAGTGATGACCAGGCAATGGAGTATGGACGCAGATTAGCAAGGGAAGAAGGTTTACTTTCAGGAATATCATCTGGTGCTAATCTATACGCAGCTATCCAAATTGGTAAGCGTCCCGAAAATGCTGGCAAACTAATTGTGGTAATTCAACCTTCTTTTGGAGAAAGATATTTAACTACTGCGATGTTTCAAGATTTAGCAGCAGATGTATCTGTTGTGAAGTGAACTACCCAACACCCATCTGAGTACAGATAGGGTGTGGGCTTCCCAATTCACAGGGGATTGCCTCGGACTTCATGGATTTTTTACGTCCTGAAGACTTTGGTCTTACATCCCCTCCAAGGGCAGAAGCGCTAGTTCCTAACGCCCAAAGTCGCAAACCTTCATTTCTAATATTTATTGCCGCATTGATATCTCTATCATGCTTACTCAGGCAGTGAGGACAATCTACAAACCTGACACCCAATGAATCATATCCTTTCTGTAGCATTGGGATTGGTAGTAGGGTATTGCTACAAAGTTGAGAAGATGGTAAGAAACGTCCTATTTCTTGGTAGGTATGACCAAATCTCTCAGCTTTGTATTTGAGCATAGTTTGAAACATCCCCCATCCTTGGTCTGATATAGATTTTGCCAAGTTGGGATTTTTAACCATGTTCTTTACTGCCAAATCTTCTACACAAATAACTTGGTTTTCGTATGCTATTTTGCGAGATAGCTTGTGTAGAAAGTCTTCTCTTACTCTAGCTATTTTGCTAGAGACTTTGGCTACTATTCGTTTGGCTTTACGACGTTTATTAGAAGTTTTATCTGTCTTCTTAGCCAATTTCTTCTGTTTGCGTTTTCTATTCTTCTCTAACTTTGCTAATTGCTTTTTAGGCAGGTCATATTTTGAACCCTCAGAAGTTATAGCAAAGTTTTTTAATCCCAAATCAACACCAATAGCGTCTCTAATTGCTACTACTGGCGTATCTTCCTGATTAAAAAGGATAGAAGCGTAGTATTTACCGTCTGCATTTCTGGATATTGTTACAGTTGTGAACTTTGCAATTGGCAGTTCTTTGTGAAACACGGTTTTGATTAACCCCAAATTACCGGGAAACTTAATCACAGAATCCTCTGGCATCAATTTCACATTTTGGGGATATTGAATTGATTGTTTACCATGCTTAGATTTAAAGTTAGGGAATTTAGTACGTCCTTCAAAAAAGTTGACAAAAGCACTTGAAAGGTTGAATGTGACTCGTTGCAACACTTGGCTGTATGCGAGTCCTAACCATTCATATTCCTTTTTCAACCCTGGAAGCAACTTATCCATTGCTGCTTTAGAAAATCCTTTCCCTGTTTCTTTATACGCGACAGTAGTGGCATTAAGCATATAATTCCACAACCAACGAGTATTGCCAAAACATTGAGCTAAATATGATTCTTGCTCATCAGTGGGATAAATCCTAAGTTTAATTGCTCTATACATGGTATCGACCTTACCGCGTTTCTATATTTATGATAACAGGTTTTTAAATGATTGCGCTATCAGAAAAAAGAAATATTTTGTACTCGCAGAGCGAGAAGCAAGCTACAAAAACGTCAAGACTACGCAACTCGACTCACGCGCAATTCATGAGCGAAAATGCGGTGTAGCTCTGCTTGCCGCATTTTCGCATCTCAACACTGACCTGAGTACAGGTACAGTGTGAACCTTCTTGCTGTTTAAGGTAAAGTCTCGGTTTCTGATTTGAGCATCACGGCAAGTAACTAAGGCAAGGCGCAGCTAACAGCTTTATTTTTAACTTTTGATAAAAAGAATGTTAACAAATATTACAAAAAGTATATTTTTTACCTTTGATGATTATTCTGCGGGAAAAATATTGTAAAAAGTAAAGAAAATATTAAAAAATGCGTCAATTAAATTCTAGTGAGGTAAAAGGCTGGTTAACTTTCTTAAGCTTTTATTTAGATATGGGCAAAATAGATGCTTTTAGCGGCAGACTATAGCGAACCATGGAACTAAATCCGGATAGTAATTTTTCCTGTTGAATTTGATAACAATAATATGTACTGAGGAGCGGTATCGGATATGCAGCTACTTCCAAGACCTCAGATGAATAACGGTTTACGTTTAAAGTTAGAATCTGATCAAAACCAGGAACAACCTGGGTTAAGGATAGTTAATAAAACAAATGTTTCGCGCACTAGAAGGGAAGAGGAGGAAACAAGACGCGAACGCGTAGCGGTTTTTATTGATGGTGCTAATCTATTTTATGCGGCTATGCAGCTAAATTTAGAGGTGGACTATGCTAAGTTGCTGCGGTGCTTAGTTAAGGATCGTAATCTGGTTCGTGCCTATTTTTATAGTGCTTGCGATAGTACGAATGAGAAGCAGCAGGGTTTTTTGCTGTGGATGAGTCGTAATGGTTATCGTGTTGTCAGTAAGGAGTTAATCCAGTTTCCTGATGGTTCTAAAAAGGCTAATCTGGATGTGGAAATTGCTGTGGATATGCTGACTTTGGCTCGGTATTGCGATACGGTGATTCTGTTGAGTGGTGATGGAGATTTGGCTTATGCTGTCAATTCTGTGGCTTATAAAGGGGTACAGGTTGAGGTGGTAAGTTTGACTTCCATGACTAGTGATACTTTGATTAATGTTGCTGATTCTTTTACGGATTTGGAGGAGATTCGGGAGGAGATTCAACGGAAGAAGGGCTAGTGACTGTTAACTAATTTCTACCGATAACTAGACAGAGCTTACTTTTTGTCAATATCTTTAATTAACTCATCAACATAATTCCTAAGTTTGTCTTGCCACGTTCGGTATCGTTTTGAGCTTTTCTCGGACACCTGGCAAGACTTTAAACTGTAATGGCACTTTATTATAGGCATTTGTTAATCCTTAGCGATCGCGTAAGTCCTTATGACTAGCCCTTTCAAGGTGGTAATGTAAAAAGCTTGATTTGACGTTGTTCAAAACTTTTCGTTTAGCCGAGAAACCCGGTTTCTTTCGACTCAAGACAAAAATTTTGCGTATTCAAACTGAAGAAACATTCTTTTCAGTCGTTAGCTTCTCTTCAATTCTGATCGCTTTTTTAGGAAAATTATTGAGAAAAATATCTATTAAAGCTATTGCTTTATTTTGAATGAAAAAAATTTGAATAAATTATCTGTAGTTGCTGAAAGCCTACAAAATACGACATGCTGTCATATTAGCAAATCAGAAAAATGTATTAATTGTGCGAAAAAATACTTAGATTTTATGGTATAGCTAGTAATAGCTCTCGATTAGGGAGATTTTATTTATACTATTCATAAAATCGTGAAGTTTTCAGGTATTATTTTCAGTCAATGAATATATTGTCACCATCCTTTCACAAGCAAATTCAAGCAGTTTTCACAAAACATCGTGTACTGTTTGCAGTGGGATTTCTGATAACTGGACTTTTTTTGACGTTGTTGCTGTCACTTTCCCAAGGTGCGGTTCCGTTGACTTTTGAGGAGATGTTGCAAGCACTACTTCGTCAAGGCGATCAACTTCAACAAACTATACTGTGGGATCTACGTATTCCCCGGATTTTAGCAGCGATTCTAGTAGGTTCGGCTTTAGGGATGTCTGGTGCATTACTCCAAGGAATGTTACGGAATAGTCTCGCAGACCCTTTTATTTTGGGGATTTCAGCGGGTTCTGGCTTAGTTGTAATTGTGATGGTGGTACTACAGGTTTTCCAAGCTTGGATTCCTCTTGCTGCTTGGGTGGGTGCAATTGTGACAACAACCATCGTAATTTTTCTCGGTCGTTCGGGTAATAAAATTTCGGTGGAAAGGTTGATTTTAGGTGGAGTTGCTGTTAGTTCATTGTTTGGTGCTGTTCAAAGTACCTTACTTTTGCTTGCAGAAGATGGACAAATTCAACAAGCATTGAACTGGTTGATTGGGAGTTTGAATGGAAGAGGTTGGAGGGAAGTGACAACCGCAGCACCTTATGTAATTATCGCTTTGATTGGGGGGTGTTTGTTAGCACGTTCCTTAAATTTGCTGGCATTGGGAGATGATCTAGCGGTGGGTTTGGGAGTAAATTTAGTGCGATCGCGCTTTTTAATCGCGGGGGTTGCAACGTTACTCGCAGCAGGAGCAGTTAGCGTCAGTGGGTTGGTGGGTTTTATTGGTTTGGTGGTTCCCCACGGAATTCGCTTGATGGTTGGGAGTGACCACCGAATTTTACTACCATTGTCGGCTTTGGGGGGAGCTTGGTTATTAATGTTTGCAGATTTGCTTTCCCGACTAAATGCGATTGAGTTACCTGTTGGTTCTGTGACTGCGCTGATTGGTTCTCCGTTATTCATCTGGTTACT includes:
- a CDS encoding FecCD family ABC transporter permease, whose protein sequence is MNILSPSFHKQIQAVFTKHRVLFAVGFLITGLFLTLLLSLSQGAVPLTFEEMLQALLRQGDQLQQTILWDLRIPRILAAILVGSALGMSGALLQGMLRNSLADPFILGISAGSGLVVIVMVVLQVFQAWIPLAAWVGAIVTTTIVIFLGRSGNKISVERLILGGVAVSSLFGAVQSTLLLLAEDGQIQQALNWLIGSLNGRGWREVTTAAPYVIIALIGGCLLARSLNLLALGDDLAVGLGVNLVRSRFLIAGVATLLAAGAVSVSGLVGFIGLVVPHGIRLMVGSDHRILLPLSALGGAWLLMFADLLSRLNAIELPVGSVTALIGSPLFIWLLYQRKTNL
- a CDS encoding RNA-guided endonuclease InsQ/TnpB family protein: MYRAIKLRIYPTDEQESYLAQCFGNTRWLWNYMLNATTVAYKETGKGFSKAAMDKLLPGLKKEYEWLGLAYSQVLQRVTFNLSSAFVNFFEGRTKFPNFKSKHGKQSIQYPQNVKLMPEDSVIKFPGNLGLIKTVFHKELPIAKFTTVTISRNADGKYYASILFNQEDTPVVAIRDAIGVDLGLKNFAITSEGSKYDLPKKQLAKLEKNRKRKQKKLAKKTDKTSNKRRKAKRIVAKVSSKIARVREDFLHKLSRKIAYENQVICVEDLAVKNMVKNPNLAKSISDQGWGMFQTMLKYKAERFGHTYQEIGRFLPSSQLCSNTLLPIPMLQKGYDSLGVRFVDCPHCLSKHDRDINAAINIRNEGLRLWALGTSASALGGDVRPKSSGRKKSMKSEAIPCELGSPHPICTQMGVG
- the cysK gene encoding cysteine synthase A — encoded protein: MRIANNVTELIGKTPLVQLNHIPQADGCLARIVLKLEGMNPAASVKDRIGLNMVKTAEEAGLIQAGKTILVEPTSGNTGIALAMVAAARGYKLILTMPETMSLERRSMLRAYGATLELTPGSEGMRGAINRAEQLVASTPNAYMLQQFRNPANPQIHRETTAEEIWNDTDGTVDMVVAGVGTGGTITGITEILKDRKPTFYAVAVEPANSPVLAGGKAGPHKIQGIGAGFIPDIMRTELIDEIFPVSDDQAMEYGRRLAREEGLLSGISSGANLYAAIQIGKRPENAGKLIVVIQPSFGERYLTTAMFQDLAADVSVVK
- a CDS encoding NYN domain-containing protein, producing the protein MQLLPRPQMNNGLRLKLESDQNQEQPGLRIVNKTNVSRTRREEEETRRERVAVFIDGANLFYAAMQLNLEVDYAKLLRCLVKDRNLVRAYFYSACDSTNEKQQGFLLWMSRNGYRVVSKELIQFPDGSKKANLDVEIAVDMLTLARYCDTVILLSGDGDLAYAVNSVAYKGVQVEVVSLTSMTSDTLINVADSFTDLEEIREEIQRKKG